GCCGAGGGCGATCCATACCTCCGAGTACGGAGTCGAACCCGAGAGCGTGACCGACTGAGATGTGAGGCCTGAGGCGGCGACGGTGAGACCGTCGCAGAGCGTGTAGTCGGTGCCGGCCGTGCGGTGAATCACCAGGTCCTGCTGATAGGATGATACGTCGGTGGCGTTGTAGTCGATGGTCTGGTAATAGTCGTAGCCGTCGAGGGCGGCGGCGGGGGCGGCGAGGAGGAGGAGGAGGGCGGCGCAAAGGAGGAGGACGCGGCGCATCATTTCGCCTGCCCCCATCCGAATTTGGTGGCCACCTGGATCAGAAACGTCACAATGGAAAGAACCACCGCGACCTGGAAGAACGCGGCGAGGGGCGGCGGCATGTGGAAAATGCCCACCATAGAGGGGTAGACGTAGACCATCGTGCAGATCATCTCTTTGAGCCACCCCAAGCCCGCGAGACCCAGGGATACCGCGAGGCCGAAATAGTCCAGGATCCCGATGTTGGAAGGGGCGGCCATGGACGACATTTCAGAGAGCTCGAACGCCGAGGTCTCGGGTGCGGTGTAGTAGTTGTGGGCGAAGATGCCCAGGCCGTTGAGGAGGGCAATGGCCGGCCCACAAAAAGTGAGAAGAGTTAGAATATCGTGGAATCTCATCTTTCATCACCTGTAGAGTTTGTATTCGGATTTCCGCATGTATACGAACACTCCCAGGAACGTCAGTGCCGCGACGATGGGCGCGAGAGCGAGGGGGAGCCACCCGAGGAAGACCGGGAGCCCGCCGCCGAAGAGCGGGACGATGATCGCACCCTGTCGGACGCGAGGCCCTGAGAAGAGGCTACCGAGACCGATAATCCAGCAGACCGAGATGAGCTGATACCAGAACTCATCTTCGAACCCGAGATCCACCAACCGTCCGGTGCCGTGAAGCGTAATCTCCCGGTAGTTGGAGATGGTGCCATACTGCGTGTGCGTCGCGTTGAACCCGTAGGACGCGGTGGTCGGATGCGTGTTGTCGATGGCGTACGAGGAGTTGATCCATCCGGCGGCGTTTGGTGCAGAAGATTCAGTGTAGAGCACTGTGCCGGCCGCGTCCTTCACCCAGAAGTTGAGTGTTGTGGTGCCGTTGACGCCCTGTGGATCATGGTAGGAGAGGGCGAGCGAGATGGATTCGGGGGAGACTTCTGTTGCGGTGAGGTCGTAGGAGGGGTACTGTGCGCCGGCCGGAGCGTCACGAAGCCTGAACTGGATGGTGTACTCCGCCTCTTTCGGGAAGATAGAGAAGGTGGTGGACGTGTTCGAGACCGGATCGAAGGCGTCGATCTGGTAGCGGATGCACTCGATCATCAGGAAGTTGATCGACCCGTCGAGGCCGGTGGTGCCGGAGAGCGTCGCGGTGGTGATGTTTGCGCAGTCACCGACCGGGACACCGATGAGGTTGCTGAGCCAGTCGTCAGGGTTGGATATCTCGATGTAGGCCGCGGAGAGTTGGACGCCGGGCATCGGGGCGCCGTAGTCGTCGATGCAGTGGAACCGGACGGTCCGCGGGACGTAGTTCCCGGTAGACGGCGGCGCTGCGGCGGCCTGTTTGGTGAGTAGCAGCGTCACTTTCGTGTCCCGGTCAACGAAGGCGTAGGTGGATGTCGGGTAATATCCCTGCGCCGCGGCAGAGACCGTGTACGACCCGTAGCCGACGGTGAAGCGGGCGGTGCCGGAGGAGGTGACGGTTTCCTGCCCGTCGGTGAGTGAGACCGTGGTGGAGTTGGTGAGGATGGTGCCGGCCTCTGCGTCTTTGACGGTGACGTTGAGGGTGAACGACGAGGCGAGGGCGACGTTGCGCTGTGTGACTCCATCGACGACGACCGTCTCGGTTATGCCGGTGTGCCCCGGTGCAGAGGCAGAGAGGGTGTACTGCCCGTTGGCGACGTCGGCGAACTCGTAGAACCCCGTGGAGGTGGTGACGGTGCTGTCGGACCATGAGGCGTTGTTGACCGCGACGGTGGCGCCGGAGATGCCCTGCGCTGAACCCTGAGCGTAGACCTGGCCGTAGAGGGATGTGGTGTTTGCCGGCGGCGGGGTGTCGGGGTAGAGGTAGAGGTTGATTGCCCAGGTGGAGAGGCGCGGGACGCTGGTATATTCAGTGGTTTGTGAGGTGTAACCGGATTTGCTGACGGTGAACGAGACGGGGAAGTCGGGGTTGAGCGGTGTGATGCTGAAGTATCCGGCGCTGTCGGTGGTATCGCTGTCGCTGGTGCCTGCGGCGGGTTGTGCGGCGGAGACGGTGGCGCCCTCGATGACGGTGCCGGTGGTTACGTCGTAGACGAAGCCGGTGGCGGTGACGTTGGTTTTCGGGTCGATGTACATGCCGCTGATCGTTGCGGTGGCAGAGGGAGAGGCGAGTTCTTTGAGCGAGGAGTCGTAGACGCGGCAGGTGATGGTGTGGCGCCCTTCGGAGGGGAAGGAGAGAGATTGTGTTTTTGCGGCGGCGGCTGTAGTGGCGTGGGAGTAGGTGCCGGTGAATTGGTCGTATTCGTACCATGTGGAGCCGTTGAGATGGTAGGTGTTGTAGAGGGCGCCGTCGGTGAACCACGAGATGTACGCGTATTCGGGGGCGTCGGCGGCGGCGGATAGGGTGGCCTGGATGGGTTCGTAGACGGCGGCGGTGGTGGGGGAGAGGGAGAGAATGAAATATGTGGTGTCGGGGTCGTTGGGGAGGTCGGGGGCAGGATCTACATAGACATAATCATAATCTCCCTGAGATATAACATAAGCCCACGCCGCAGTACCAAACGTCGGATACATAGCAGACGGCGCAGACGTGGTTAAAACCCGCCAGTCAGCATCATCGATGGCAAATTTCAGAGTAGTACCTTCAACACGAAACTTATACACATGATAAGAAGAACCCGTTATACGCTCCTCATTAACTAACTTAGACGAACTAGACCCACTACAACGATAAACATTGAACCCCGTAGACCATAAACCAACGTGAATCCCATTTCTCGTACTCACATCATACGCAGGAGAAGTACCCGTGAAAAGACCAAAAATGATCTGGTTCCCCCCAGCATGACGTACCCGAAAATGACATTCATAGGTCCCGCTCATCGAATTAGGATACTGATACCAGTTCCACCGCTTCGCAAGGGAACCCGAATTGGTCCAGATAGACGCAACACCGACATCCACCGACGACGATCCCCCCGAGACTCGATGATTCCAGACAGACGAGATGGATCCACCGAAGTCGTCCCTAAAATCTTCGTAGGCGCTGACGGGGGCGACGGCACCGATCATCATCAATGCGAGGGCGGCGAGGATCACCAACCGTGGCGTGCCTCCTCCCGGCGTCAATACCCATCCCTCCTGTACTGCACCTTCTGAATCACCACGCGCCAGATGTAGATCAGCGCTCCGACGCCGCAGGCGAGAATCAAGAAATAGAAGAACTTCGCGAGCATGAACCAGGTATTGGCATACGGGTTCGGGCCGTTGGCACCGATATACATCGTGAACCAATCGAAGATAGGCCCGAAGCCGATCACCAGGGCGAAGAGGGCGACGATGGTGCCCAACCCCGCAATGATGGCGAAGATCACAGACGGTCCTCCGTCGCTCATATCAGATCCCTCCGTCGTCGCTGCGGTTGGCGACAATGACCGCGTACAGTCCGAGGGGGAGGAGGACGCCGAAGATGAGGAAAGTGCCGAAGATCAGGTTGAGATGGCCCATGGTGTCCTCGCGGTCCTGAGACATGGGGAAGGCGCCGTCGGCTTGGTCGATGTGTTGGTCGTTGAGGGTGTCGATGATCGGGCCGGAGGCGATGTAGAGGAAGCCGACGACGGCGAGGGCGACGGCGAGGTAGACGAGGACGCCGACACTGCCCGCGTCATCCATCGCTCTCCTCCTCCCCCTCGGGCGGCTGGATGATGCCGTAGTCTTTCATGATGTCGGTGAGGGTGGCGCCTACGACGCCGCCGGGGTAATCCTCGGCGAGGAGGGTGAGGACGGTGGCGACCCGGGCGCGGTAGGCCGCGGTGTTGGCTGCGGCGGTGACTTCATCTTCGGTGTAGACGGTTTTGGAACTCATTTCTTCGACCTCTTTTTCTTTTTCTTGGCGGGAGTTTTCACGGGTGGCGGGACGATGGCGAAGGGGACGGGGGAGAGTTCGAAGAAGCCGATCCCGCCCTTTTTCGTGCTCTTCTTCTTGCTTTTCTTCTTACTCTTCTTCCGGCGGCGGCGCTCCTGGGATTGTGCGGGCGGCCCGAAGGAGAAGGCCGGAGGGTTTGCCGGCGGATAGCCCGGCGGGTTTTCGGGCGGGAAGTCGAACGGGTTGTCGAGGATGTTGATCTCGGGGATGGTGTCGGTGCCAATGATGGTGCTCGCGGCAGATGCGGGGGTCGCCAGTGCGGCCAGAATCGACGATGTGATCGGGACTGAGGGCGAGTGAGCATAGTCGAGCGGCGATGAGTGAGCGAAGGCTCCAGGTAGAGCGGCGTCGATCCCGCCGTCAAGGGCGTCGGCGACGCGGTCGGAGGGACGGTAGGAAGTAGTGTTTCCGGGTTTGACTTGCGTTTCGGGAGGAGTGACGAAAACGTACCGGGGAGACTCTGCGATTATGTCGGGCGTCACGACGGGGACGGTAGGCTGGACCAGCCGATCCTCTGCGGTCGGTCGAGAGAGAGGTTGCGGACCGGTGGGGAATGCTGGGAAGGCGTCGGGGAAGTTAGACGGGCCGAATGGAGACTGCGGTGAAGGGATGGCTTCGGTAGCCTGGAAGCGTGCTTTGGTTGTGTCGGGACGGGTGAAGATCTCAGCGCGACCGATGTTCCAGGCGTCGGGCGAGTAGGGGATCTCGGGGATGTGGTGATCTCTGGCGATCCGCTCGTTGGTGCCGGCGGGATTTTTCGGCGGGGTGATCGTTGCCCGGGAGATGTTCGGGCCGTTCCCGATCTCTGCACCCCCTGGACTCCATTCACTGTTACCGGGCCGATGCGTACCGATATCGAAGGGCTCTTTACCGCCGAAAATCTCCTGTTCGGGTCGGCCGGTTGGGAATTGTGGTCCGGGGTTCGGTGTCGTGGGGAAGATTTCGGCGACCGCGAGAGGAAGCGTGGCGGCGGCACCGGCGGCGAGGGCTGTACCTGCCCCCGCTCCCACCGTGCCCGCTCCCTGAGCGGTTGCGAACCCTGCGGCACCTCCTCCGGTGCGGCCGATTGTCGTGGCGACCGCGGGCCCTGCTGCTGCAGCGCCGCCGCCGACCCCGAGCACTGCTCCGGCGGTCAGGGCGGTCCCGACGATCCCGGCACCGATGAGCGCACCTTTCCCGAGGTCTTCAGGCCGGGCGGCAAACTGGTACCGGGAGTCTTTTGGTAGGCCGGGGATGATGCCGAACACCGTGTCCATCCCTTTCCCGACCAGAAAGCCGAGGGCGGCGGGGCCGGCTTTGATGGCGACGTCTATGGGCGACGCGTGATGAGAAGAGGGGTTTGGCTGCTGGCGTGCGGCGCTCTGCGGTTCAGGCGGGCGCTGCGGACGAGGCGCGGGCTGCTGCTGAGGAGGAGGTTGGGGAACGGGAGGCTGTCCCCCGTTCTGCTGTATCTGGTGCTGTGCGGCGAGGCGTTGGGCGGCGAGCGCCTGCGGTCCCGGGTGCGTGACCGGGCGAGGAAGCGGAGTGGCCATGACAGATCACGCCCCTCCTCCACCGCCGAAGATGTAGACAACTGCCATGATAGCGCAGATCACCATCTCGACCGCGATGAGCGCCTTCATCCACCCCGGCCACGAGGACGTTTTGAGGTCGTCGGTCTCTTCGGCAACCCTCTCAGCGATGTGCCCTTCGAGATCTCCGGCACCGATGCGCTGAAGGTAACGCTCAATCTCGAAGAGAGGAACCTCAGAGACGGCCGGGATGAGGACGGGATCGTCGATTTTCCCGGCCTTGAGCAGATCCATCAGGTCGCCGTAGTTTGCAATCTGTTCATCTTCGTCGTGTGTCTTGTTCCAGTCAATTACGGCGGTTTTAACGGCGGTCTGGAGTTTCGGATCGGTGGAGATCCCCCAGGTGTCCAGGAAGATCTTGGCGTTAACGGCACCGAAACGGTGACTGTCGGGGGACCGCTGAATCCAGGAAAGTGGGAGACCGACGGCGGTGAAGATCCCGGCAACGTAGTCCATTGCCTTGAACTTCATGCGTCCCGACCGCTCAACGAGGACGCCGAGATCTGAACCGGTACGCGAGGCGGTCCAGTAGCCGTTCACCGGCCCCATGGACCACCAGTACCAGATCCACGCACCGTTTGAGAGGAGCAAGAACACTCCGAAG
The Methanofollis sp. W23 genome window above contains:
- a CDS encoding carboxypeptidase-like regulatory domain-containing protein; this translates as MYPTFGTAAWAYVISQGDYDYVYVDPAPDLPNDPDTTYFILSLSPTTAAVYEPIQATLSAAADAPEYAYISWFTDGALYNTYHLNGSTWYEYDQFTGTYSHATTAAAAKTQSLSFPSEGRHTITCRVYDSSLKELASPSATATISGMYIDPKTNVTATGFVYDVTTGTVIEGATVSAAQPAAGTSDSDTTDSAGYFSITPLNPDFPVSFTVSKSGYTSQTTEYTSVPRLSTWAINLYLYPDTPPPANTTSLYGQVYAQGSAQGISGATVAVNNASWSDSTVTTSTGFYEFADVANGQYTLSASAPGHTGITETVVVDGVTQRNVALASSFTLNVTVKDAEAGTILTNSTTVSLTDGQETVTSSGTARFTVGYGSYTVSAAAQGYYPTSTYAFVDRDTKVTLLLTKQAAAAPPSTGNYVPRTVRFHCIDDYGAPMPGVQLSAAYIEISNPDDWLSNLIGVPVGDCANITTATLSGTTGLDGSINFLMIECIRYQIDAFDPVSNTSTTFSIFPKEAEYTIQFRLRDAPAGAQYPSYDLTATEVSPESISLALSYHDPQGVNGTTTLNFWVKDAAGTVLYTESSAPNAAGWINSSYAIDNTHPTTASYGFNATHTQYGTISNYREITLHGTGRLVDLGFEDEFWYQLISVCWIIGLGSLFSGPRVRQGAIIVPLFGGGLPVFLGWLPLALAPIVAALTFLGVFVYMRKSEYKLYR